tttgtgaaaatctttcaaactgccactatgagtgttgcggcacgcaaaaaagcctaaaaaaaatattttgctatataatattgtgtattaatcgttttaaacagtatattgttaataaactccataaataattttgatgctcgttactgcacatacGATCAACCGCTCGCGGTGACACAGGTCAGTCGTCGGTTGAACGTTgctgatgtttgaacgcggcagcCTAAACAAActgatgatgcaaatgggttaagaaCGATTCCGTGCTTTTATCAATTTCATGTAATAGGATCGCATTActagaagtatttttttttacaaattcttaTCTGTTTACCAAACATTTTTAGTTTTAAACAGTGCCGCGTAGTTCACAATTGAGTGACATAGAAAAACAACGAATACTCGATTTCAAGAACTGCGGGAAAAGTCAATAGGAACCTGCAacgataattaatatattacagATTGTACTaaggaattttaaaaaaattggaaCTGTGAGTTACGAGAGAAAAAGCAATCTATTTTAAATTGTGAAccgatttaatttaaaatataacatAAGTCTTGTGTGAAGTATAGAAGAAACCGAGCAATGCAAAAACGTCATATCGATGTGAAATTAAAATCGACTAAATACAGCATTTAGAAAACAAGCATGTGGAAATATATCATTTTTAGcgatgagaaaaaaaataatttgaagagGCTGATGGTTACAATGACACTTGGCATGatataagaaaagaaagaaaaaataatttataacattTATTACCAAAGCCAGCATTAAGTCCGATCTAAACTCCATGAAGAACCTATGTGGTATTTTGACAAGATAAGTTTATATTCAAAAGAAACCATAAATTAACAATGTCACTCCGTTTGAACAAAGATTTCAAATGATCGATTgttaaaagtaataaaagtaAAGGAAAATTCACTAAATACTAAATAAAAGGATATTCAAATTAATATTGAGTTCATATTTTTTCTCAGTCTAAAATGTAATTCTaagacaacatttttttttaagattacCAAATAAGAAAGTTTTGTTCTTGTTTATCTATATTTGTCATATATTACATTAAGAAACggtctttttaatttttgtttgaatATTATGAAACATGTAGAATTTTATCGAGTTTATAATTATTCACAGCACTGTGTAAATAAGGAAGAAAAACATTCTGATTTCACGATACCATCGATTTACAATTTAAAGTGAATTGctttttctcaaaaattttgaaacaattttctttaaatgAAAAACACTTCTTAAGACTGCCTGATCATGTTTTGATTATTATGAAAAATGGCAAATTATTTTTTTGACCAGGTGTATTTACTATTAATTACAAAAGTATTGTGAGACTATTGTAAATTTGACTGTTATTCTCTGTATCGTAAGTACATGTAcaaagaacgaataaaaatatattatgttaTGCCAGAATATACTTTCTAGATAACaaaattgcaataattttttatattaattatacacgattgtttaaacaatgtaagaaaaacaaaagaacCATTTTTATCGCAAAAATATTGAGATATTATGCAAAATTAAACGTCTAAAACTAAAAtaccaatttttaaataaaaattaatatttcgtaaGATATCTTTTTTATTATACAACATGCCATAAACATGTTGGTATATTGGAAATAagttaagaaaaataatatcgatattCTGAACTACTCTCCTCTAAACCGTTTCTAacccctttttttttaattttaagtatttCGAATGTTTTGATCTAGTTAATCCTGTAATTCACATGCTTTATTTTTAAGACTGTGTAGAATATACACTGTTCAATAATCGTCTCTAAGTACTTAATatgcagaattgtgtaaaatattgaTTGAGGTACAAGAAACATCATTCTAGTTAAAAGGAAGTATAATTGTATATTGCAAATgcactgttgcatctgcaagaaaAGTAAGATCATAGATAGTGAAGTATTATTGATTAATAATAACTAAACTATTTCATTTAGTAATTAAATTAGTAATTTTCCAGGTTTAAGGTACACCATCTATACAGGAATTTAGTATCTAGATACCAAAGTATGTAGAATAGTTTATTTAGATATGTATTACATTTTGTAATAACCacacatatttaataaagtattatatCTACTAAACAAAACATTCtatattttagaaataataagaagaaaaacaatGTCATGCGTTTTAATGCAACTTTAAACGTTGATGAGGTGCCAAAATTTGGATGCAAGAGAAGATACAAGGAGAAAAAAGTTTTAAATTACCAGTAGAAAGTATAAGCCAGAAGATCAGCCATTGATTCTAAAATCTggtgaaaaaattggaaaaaaatttaaGGGTATAGGAGAAGGTGGTGTAAGTGAAATTGCTGCTTATTATGTTTTTACCCATGCTGCTGATGGAGCCATAGAAGCTTTTCCATTGCATGAATGGTAAGATAATTTAACTTTCTGAAGATTATTGATTCAGAATTTCACTGACTATTCAAATAAGTTCATtgcatttcttttattttttccactattttctttttatagggTAAGTTCATGGTATAATATAATGATTTTAAGGATCTAGAGAACGTTAAGAAAGCTTAAAAACTGTTTTAAGTTTGAAAAGCATCGTTAACAGGTTCATCGtcatcttcgtcttcttctccctcgCTTTCAAATGTATTGTCCGGAATGTCATATAGTCTTATCATTGGTTTATTTGGGTCTTTCATAATGAGATATTTGCCATCCTTTTGTTTCATACAAATGTCAACAATGCATCGCAAAATACCCCAAGCATTGTCCATATTAAGATTGATTTGTGTTGCAAATTCATTTGGCTTGTATTGCTGTGTACCAAGAATAACATGTTTGCTGGAGTCTCTAACCATCGCCCTTGATACATATCCAAACTTTAATTGATCTGAACCTGCTAATAATGCTTGAACAGTCCATTTAGCTAATTTGCAAGCATTATTTCGCAATTCGTTTGCTAATACAGCACCACGTTGAGTATCTAACTTCTGTCTCCATTCAACACCATTGGCTAACTTTGAATCCCATTCATTCAATGCTTTGATTGTTAAAAATTGCATTTCATTATTAGGACCTTGCATTACAGCATCATGTTCACATCTTGCAATAAGAACAATACCATTGTTTAAATCCCATTTTCTGTAACGGTATGCAACACTGGCAAcatcaccttcttcttcttctgagaTAAATGGATTTCCTTCCTCAAATTTATATCGAGGTTCATTGGACTTTAGTACTTGTTGAGAAAAGTTATGATTGATGAACGTAGCTTCTAAAGCTAGGTTTCTGGGGGAATTTAAAGAATTTCCATCATCTTGAGGAGGCTCAACACTGGTTTCATTCACAGTTAACAAATCAAATTCGGTACTGTCCCGTTTGTCAAAGAATAGTTTAtctccaattttttcaattacgaTATCCCACGAATAGTTGCTACGAGTACAGCACATGATTGTTGCTAAAATTGCATCTGTAGCATAAACATTTCCCTCTGTCTTTGAAAGTTTGCGTATTATTGGATCATCAGTGGTAGTAACTGTATGGAAAATTCTGTCAATCCTCTGTAGTGGCTTTTCACTTTTCACATTTACCCTATCATATGTTTTATCATAATATTCAAGAGAGCCGCAACATAAAATATCTTCTCCATCTTTCACATTAGGTAAAGAGAGTTTTGCTAATCGTGGGAAATCCATTTCTTCAATAGTTACCCAGTCAGGTCTTACAGTAACAGATGCATCGCGGATTTTAATTGGTGGTTGATTCTTATGATTACGTAACCCTTGCTGTCTACCCCAGCGTTTTGTTTGCCCTTTGCGTTCCCTTTCACGAAGTTTCAATTTACCCAGTTGCTGCATCTGACTCAACGCACCTCGCTGACCTCCACGTCCACGTATATTCCTCTGATTATGTCGGAAACGGCCACCGCGTTGGTAAGGTGGTTTCTGTACACGGGTTGTATCAACAAGGTGGAAAGTTGTTTCGTCTTCATCATGATAGTATGCATACTGACTGCCGGAACCAAACTGTGATGTATACTTgtctaaaatattcaaatatttaattgtttaaGAGTTACACTCCTTATATTTTATCATacaatactttttattttaaaactaatATTATTTAACACATTTAGAACATAAACCATCGATGAACTCTGTGTCTGCATGGGATATGTTTTAATTTTTTGCATCTCAGAAAATATTTCAGGATAATAAAGAATGTAAATTATATCCTTTGATTAAATATAAAGTGCCACATTAATACATAATCAATGAAAGTAAGAGAAAATTACAAAActgttcaatatttattatgtattcataaatttcataattaatgctttgttaaatatttgaattgtgTTATTTGTAatgattgaatttaaaaatttttcacacattAAAACTAATTATGtgtcaatttataaaatttattaatacctCCTTTAATAATGTAaacttaataattaaaataattatcgacttcattaattaataataaaaaatctgaaaatgtttatattagtattaatataatataaatacaattgttTAAATTGTATCAAATTGAAGAGTTGAGTCAGAAATTAAAGAATGAATAGTGTAAGAAGTTATGAATTTGTTGTTATATCATTTCAACTGAtttctaataatttaataaaaaaatgtttcaaccaAAAGTTCATTAGTGTCAAATGgagaattttcataaaaaaaaagggaattaatttgaattttttgagaagtattatatattgtttTTCTCATATTTTGGAACTATATAAATCAATTCAGTAACAATATCATGTAAGATTTTAATTATCTATtcctaaaataatttatatctgACAGAATTTATGAGTTCGCTAATACATAACATTGACATATTGTTTATAGATACAAATTTATATGAAAACATGCACCAagtaatacaaataaataaacagtATATGTTACACAAGACATAAATATAATTAGAGTAAATGTTCAGACATAAATGAAAGTGTTgtagaattaaataataaaattttgcagtttaaggatatgaaaagaaaattaatgtatGGTGCTCTTTAAAGAAGACAAGGTAATCTACAAGACAAGATCtacttttttatgaaaataaatgtttcactTAATATCAATAAGTTTTTATCTACTTTGTCTCTTTATTGGGACATGAAAGTCAGTCTGAATATTTTAACAGTTATGTATAAAATTTGACTTAATTATTGTAAAGAGTATAACAATTAAGTAAAATACTATAAGAGTATATggcttaaaaattaatatttaccaaaATATTCATTAAATAATGCTTATTGTAAGATACTCAAAATGTTACCTATTATAATCAGTGT
The Ptiloglossa arizonensis isolate GNS036 chromosome 3, iyPtiAriz1_principal, whole genome shotgun sequence genome window above contains:
- the LOC143144604 gene encoding eukaryotic translation initiation factor 3 subunit D-like, whose amino-acid sequence is MTDDVVVSDNKVQKEEEVAHFQAPGIQHNPDGWGPCELPDQFKDIPYQPFSKGDRLGKISDWTTPAFQDKKFPNKYTSQFGSGSQYAYYHDEDETTFHLVDTTRVQKPPYQRGGRFRHNQRNIRGRGGQRGALSQMQQLGKLKLRERERKGQTKRWGRQQGLRNHKNQPPIKIRDASVTVRPDWVTIEEMDFPRLAKLSLPNVKDGEDILCCGSLEYYDKTYDRVNVKSEKPLQRIDRIFHTVTTTDDPIIRKLSKTEGNVYATDAILATIMCCTRSNYSWDIVIEKIGDKLFFDKRDSTEFDLLTVNETSVEPPQDDGNSLNSPRNLALEATFINHNFSQQVLKSNEPRYKFEEGNPFISEEEEGDVASVAYRYRKWDLNNGIVLIARCEHDAVMQGPNNEMQFLTIKALNEWDSKLANGVEWRQKLDTQRGAVLANELRNNACKLAKWTVQALLAGSDQLKFGYVSRAMVRDSSKHVILGTQQYKPNEFATQINLNMDNAWGILRCIVDICMKQKDGKYLIMKDPNKPMIRLYDIPDNTFESEGEEDEDDDEPVNDAFQT